The proteins below are encoded in one region of Triticum aestivum cultivar Chinese Spring chromosome 1B, IWGSC CS RefSeq v2.1, whole genome shotgun sequence:
- the LOC123127682 gene encoding scarecrow-like protein 6, translating into MRGMPFAGEGHAGTLQQPKLSAGFWAEPTSVLDRRHSPSPSPPSEASALSSEVASLAPGGDAKNVSPPPQQQAWPAGEDATAAAPGVKEEWTHQLAPLDMGMGLGAGEGWDGTAPSGLAGPDSTFLRWIIGGGEDASAGMAGVMDPPALELDHATSMMSPPAASLGPSLSPFAPAMEDAKGAPFGHAPSFLLHQHQHHPQPHAAFFGAHPSFESAPPPPKRHHPMAGAPAPKLPAFQGHHAPAGGFFPALKPKAGTANDEAAATVDQLAEAAKFAEAGDAFGAREILARLNYRLPAAPAAGTPLLRSAFYFKEALRLALSPNGETPAPPASTPYDVVLKLGAYKAFSEVSPVLQFAHLTCVQAVLDGLRGAGCIHVLDFDIGMGEQWASLMQELAQRRPATALKVTALVSPASHHPLELQLIHENLSSFAAELGVFFQFTVFNIDTLDPAELVAIAGGDALAVHLPVGAAHAAAMPAVLRLVKSLGAKVVVSVDRGCDRTELPFAAHLFQAFQSTVFLLESVDAVGTDPDTAGKIERFLVQPAVEQWVVGRHRASIEKAPLPWRAVFASAGFTPVQASTFAESQAESLLHKVPVRGFRVEKRAPGSLCLYWQRAELVSVSAWRC; encoded by the coding sequence ATGAGAGGAATGCCCTTTGCTGGAGAGGGTCACGCGGGGACACTGCAGCAGCCCAAGCTGAGCGCCGGCTTCTGGGCGGAGCCCACGTCCGTGCTCGACCGCCGCCACAGCCCCAGCCCCAGCCCGCCCTCCGAGGCTTCCGCGCTGTCGTCCGAGGTGGCGAGCCTCGCGCCCGGCGGCGACGCCAAGAACGTctccccgccgccgcagcagcaggcATGGCCGGCTGGGGAGGATGCTACTGCTGCTGCGCCGGGGGTCAAGGAGGAGTGGACGCACCAGCTGGCCCCGCTCGACATGGGCATGGGCCTTGGCGCCGGCGAGGGGTGGGACGGCACGGCGCCTTCCGGGCTCGCGGGACCTGACAGCACCTTCCTCCGCTGGATCATTGGCGGCGGGGAGGACGCGTCCGCGGGGATGGCCGGCGTCATGGATCCGCCTGCTCTGGAGCTCGACCACGCCACGTCTATGATGTCGCCGCCTGCGGCGTCTCTCGGGCCCAGCCTGTCTCCGTTCGCGCCGGCCATGGAGGACGCCAAGGGGGCCCCTTTCGGCCACGCGCCCAGCTTCCTGctccaccagcaccagcaccacccCCAGCCACACGCGGCCTTCTTTGGCGCGCACCCGTCCTTCgagtcggcgccgccgccgcctaaGCGCCACCACCCGATGGCAGGCGCGCCGGCGCCGAAGCTGCCTGCTTTCCAGGGGCATCACGCTCCGGCGGGCGGGTTCTTCCCCGCCCTGAAGCCCAAGGCGGGGACAGCGAACGACGAGGCGGCCGCCACGGTGGACCAGCTCGCCGAGGCTGCCAAGTTTGCCGAGGCGGGCGACGCCTTCGGCGCACGCGAGATATTGGCGCGGCTCAATTATCGGCTCCCCGCCGCCCCCGCGGCCGGGACGCCACTCCTCCGCTCTGCCTTCTACTTCAAGGAGGCTTTGCGCCTTGCGCTCTCCCCAAACGGAGAGACGCCCGCGCCGCCGGCGTCCACGCCGTACGACGTGGTCCTCAAGCTCGGCGCGTACAAGGCCTTCTCCGAGGTCTCCCCGGTGCTCCAGTTCGCGCACCTCACCTGCGTCCAGGCGGTGCTCGACGGGCTCCGCGGCGCAGGCTGcatccacgtgctcgacttcgacatCGGCATGGGCGAGCAGTGGGCGTCGCTGATGCAGGAGCTCGCGCAGCGCCGCCCGGCGACGGCGCTCAAGGTCACCGCATTGGTCTCGCCGGCGTCGCACCACCCGCTCGAGCTGCAGCTCATCCACGAGAACCTATCCAGCTTCGCCGCGGAGCTCGGCGTGTTCTTCCAGTTCACCGTATTCAACATCGACACCCTCGACCCCGCGGAGCTCGTGGCCATCGCCGGCGGGGACGCGCTCGCCGTCCACCTCCCCGTCGGCGCAGCACACGCGGCCGCAATGCCCGCCGTCCTCCGCCTCGTGAAGAGCCTCGGCGCCAAGGTGGTCGTGTCCGTGGACCGCGGGTGCGACCGCACGGAGCTGCCCTTCGCCGCCCACCTGTTCCAGGCGTTCCAGTCCACCGTGTTCCTCCTTGAGTCCGTGGACGCCGTGGGCACGGACCCGGACACGGCCGGCAAGATCGAGCGGTTCCTGGTCCAGCCGGCCGTGGAGCAATGGGTGGTCGGGCGCCACCGCGCGTCCATCGAGAAGGCGCCGCTGCCGTGGCGGGCCGTGTTCGCGTCGGCCGGGTTCACGCCGGTGCAGGCCAGCACGTTCGCGGAGTCGCAGGCCGAGTCGCTGCTGCACAAGGTGCCCGTCCGGGGGTTCCGCGTCGAGAAGCGCGCCCCGGGATCGCTCTGCCTCTACTGGCAGCGCGCCGAGCTCGTGTCAGTCTCGGCGTGGCGGTGCTGa